The genomic DNA GGAGTGGAAGCGGCGCTCACCGCGATTCTCCCGCTGCTCGACGACGTCGGGCGCATCGACACGCTCGGCGTGGGGGCGGCCGGCGCCTGGTTCGCCCCGGAGGCGGCCGCGGAACTCGCCGCCGCGCTCGCCGCACGGACCGGCGCACGCGTGGCCGTGGCGTCGGACGTGGTCACCGCCCATGCGGGCGCCCTCGACGGCGCGGCCGGCGTGCTGCTCATCGCCGGCACCGGAGCCGTGGCGCTGGGCGTCGACCCCTCCGGAGCGCGTCTGGTCGACGGCTGGGGCCCCGAGCTGGGCGACTTCGGCAGCGGATCCTGGCTCGGCCGGGAGGCGTTGCGCGCCGTGCTCCGTGCCCACGACGGGCTGGCCGCGCCCACCGCTCTCACCGCGGCGCTCGCCGCCCCCGTCGGCCCGCCCTCGGCCGTCCAGGCCTGGCTCGCCGCCGACGGAGCCCTCGCCCGCCGCCTCGCGACCCTCGCGCCCCTCGTGCTCGCCGCGGCCGCAGACGGCGACGCGGTCGCCATCGGGATCGTGGACGAGGCCGTCCGGCTCCTCGCGGCGACGACCGCTGCGGCCGCCGGCGCGACAGCGGACGTCGTGTTGCACGGCGGCCTCACCGACCACGACGGCTTCCGCGCCACCCTGACCCGCGCCCTGGAGACGAGCGGCCACCGCGTCGTCCGCGCGCGAGGCGGCGCCATGGACGGGGCCCTGCTGCTGACCCGTCGCCTCGACCTCCCCCATGAAAGGTTCGTGCACCGTGCCGAATGACCCCCGTTTGACCACCCTCCTCGCCGAGCTCGCGGGCCTCGACACCGAGGCCTCCACCACCGAGCGCGGCGACCTCGACCTGCTGAGCACGACCGAGCTCGTCGAGCGCATGAACGCCGAGGACCGGCGCGTGCCCGAGGCCGTGGCCGGTCGCGCGGCGGAGATCGCGGCGGCGGTGGACGGCATCACGGAGCGGTTCCGCCGCGGCGGTCGCCTCATCTACATCGGTGCGGGCACGGCCGGCCGCATCGGCGTGCTGGACGCGAGCGAGTGCCCGCCCACCTTCGGCACCGACCCGTCGATGGTCGTGGGGCTCATCGCGGGCGGGGAGACGGCCATCCGCTCGGCGGTGGAGAACGCGGAGGACGACGACGAGGCCGCGGCCCTCGCTCTGCGCGACCTCGACCTCACCGACCTGGACACGGTGGTGGGGATCTCGGCATCCGGCCGCACGCCCTACGTCATCGGCGGGCTGCGGTACGCCCGGGGCCTCGGCGCGCTCACGGTGGCGATCGCGTCGAACGCCGGGTCGGCGATCGGCGCGGAGGCCGAGATCGCGATCGAGGTCGTCACGGGGCCGGAGTTCATCTCGGGCTCCACGCGGCTGAAGTCCGGCACGGCGCAGAAGCTCGTCGTGAACATGCTGACGACGCTCTCGATGATCAAGCTCGGCAAGACGTACCGCGGGGTCATGGTCGACCTGCTGGCGACGAACGAGAAGCTGCACGCCCGCTCGATCCGCACGGTGTCGCAGCTCGCGGGCGTCGACGTCGACGCCGCGTCCTCCGCGCTGGAGGCCGCGGACGGCTCCGTCAAGCTCGCGCTGCTCCTGCTCGCGACCGGAGCGTCCGCCGAGACCGCCGCGGCGGCACTGGCGGACGCCGACGGCATCCTTCGCGACGCGATCGCCGCCCTCACCTGAGTCGGTCGTCGCTCTCCCCGCGGTGGGGGATGCGAAAAGCTCCTGCCCGGAACGATCGGGGCACCTTTTCGCACCCGCGACGGCGCGGCACCGCCGGGCGGTCGCTAGTGGCTGCAGGCGCAGGAGTCGCCGCCGCAGCAGGAGGTCGCCGTCGCACCGCCGTGCGCCTGGGAGGACTCCGGCACGTCCATGGCCGGGTTCTGGTCGAGGAAGCCGTAGGGCTTGAACCAGAATCCCGCGTAGTCCACGGGCATGATCGGCCAGTCCTCCGGCCGGGGGAAGTGCGTGAGCCCGAAGGTGTGCCACAGCACCATGTCCTCGCCGTCGATCCGGCGGTCGCCGGCGGTGTACTCCGGGAGGCCGGCGCCGCCCTGGTGCGCGTTGGGATAGCGCCCGGCCGGCCAGATCTGGCCGTGCTCGTACCGGGTCGCCCAGAGGTGCTTCGTGGCGAAGGCCGCGCGCGCCGCGACGGACGACCCGGTGTCGGCCATCAGGAGAGCGGTCGGCTCCGGCACGAGGTGATAGGCGGTCGGGCGGCCGACGTGGTTCGTCCGCGAGGCGCTCTGCACCTCCCACACCCGGGCGACGGAGGAGTCGGCCTCGCGCTGGGCGGCGTGCTCGGTCTCCAGCACCGTCTCCGACCAGGTGAACGCGTTGCCGAACGGGTTGTCCGGCCCCATCGGTACCCGCTGCGCGTCCACCTCGACGAGGCGGTTGTCCTGGCCGTCGATCGCCACGTCGAGGCGCGCGCAGAACAGGTGCTGGTGGACCGGGGCGAAGACGCCCGGGGCGAGCTCGGTGGCGTGCTTCTGGCGGACCCCCGGCTCTCCGGCACCGGCGAACACGATGCCCGTGGCCTTGGCGACGACCTCGATCGAGCCGTCCAGGCCGAAGTTCCAGTAGAAGCCGTAGTCGTAGTTGCCGATGGTGGAGAAGTACGAGACGACGAAGCGCCGTGAGCGCCGCACGTCGGAGCGTCCGGAGAGGTCGGTGTGCTTCCAGAGGATGCCGAAGTCCTCCTCGTGCATGCAGATCACGTTCGGGATGCGCACCGGGTGGCCGTGGTCGTCGGCGACGTAGCCGTCGAGGTACCGGATCACACCGAGGCAGTCGCAGCCGAGCTCCAGGTGGTTGGCGTTCTTGCCGAGGAGGTACTCGCCCGCGTCGAAGTAGCTGATCCAGAAGCGCCCGGGGGCGGTGTCGCCGTAGGGCACGACCATCTCCGGCACGCTCGCCCGGTGCAGCACGGAGCGCCCCTGGAACGACACGTCATGCAGGACGAGACCCTCGCGGGCGTTGAAGCCCACGCGCATCGACCAGCCCTCCCACTCGACGAGCGAGCCGGACACGCCGAAGCTCGGCCCCTCCGGCTGGGTGATCTCGATGGGCTTCAGCGTCGTCCGTGCCGCGCCCTGCACCTCCGGGTAGTAGTTGCCGTGTCCGGCCGGGACCGGCACGTCGCCCTCGTCCTCGACGCGGATCACGCTGTCCGTGGTGAGGTCGATGTGCACGATCAGCCCCTCGACGGGGTGCGCCCACGGGGAATCCTGCTCGTCGTATCGGAGGAAGGTGAGGGACCGGATCACGCGGCGGCCCACCTCGTCGGCGCGGCCCGTGTAGCCCGGGGCCAGGGGGGAGCAGAAGGCGAGGGGCATGTGGTCCGTCAGGCCGCGGCGGCGCATGGCCGCCTGCCATTCCGGGGACGACTTGGCGATGGCCTCGGCCCGCTCGTACTCCTCGAACAGGTACTGCGGCTGGCCGTAGGGCGGGGCGTCGTTGGGCACCCGCTCCTGGCGCACGACCTCGCCGCGGGTGATCGAGACGATCACCTCGGTCGCGACGCCGGTGGCCGTGTCGAGCAGCGTCACGTCCACCCGGCGGTCGATGGGGGAGCCGGGGCGCCAGGCCGCGAGCTCCTCCTTGGTGGCTTCGTCGGGGAGCAGCATGGGCACGCGGGTGGTCGCCGTCAGCAGGCCGGCCGCGTCGAGCACCGCGCGCGCTGCGGCGATCTCGGCGCCGGTGAGCGGATCGAGCGGATGCGGAGCGGCGATGGGCTCGAGGGAGACGGGCTGCGGGGAGTGCGGGGACATCGTTGACCTCACTATTTTCGAGCGAATGCTCAAGAAACGGGTTGGCACGATGATACGACGGCGTGCACGGGTGCACAACCGTGGCGTGTGGGCGATGTCGAGGTCAGCGTCGCCAGGGAGCGAGGATGCTGTCGAGGACCGCGAAGTGCGCCTCCGGCGTCTGCGGCTCCGTGACCTCGACGACCTGCTGGCCGTAGGTGATCGAGCGCAGGAGGGCGAGGAGGTCGCCGGTGGGGGTGTCGGGGCGCAGCTCGCCGTCGGTCGCCGCCTCGTCCAGGGCCTCCCGGATGCTGTCCTGCCACGTCGCGAGAGTCGGCGCTCCGGCATTGGGGGCCGGGGCGAGAGTGGCCAGGCGCCCCCAGAAGCCGACGACCACGTGCGCCTCGGTGCGGGTGCGCTCGTCGACGGGGAGCACCTCGCCCATCAGGGCCCGCAGGCGGGCGAGTCCGCGGAGCCCGGTCGTGGCTGCGGCGATGCGCTCGTCGGTGCGGCGGGTGACCTCGGCCGCCGCGGCGCGCACGACGTCGTCGAAGCCGTCGAAGTAGTGCCACAGGGAGCCGGTTGCGACGCCGAGCTCCTTCGCGACCGCCCGCGAGGACACGCTCTCATGACCGTCCCTGGCGGCGACGACGAGCAGCGCGTCGGCGATCTGGCGGCGACGCTCATCATGGTCGACGATGCGGGGCACGTGCTCATTGTGTCGCATTGCGACCGGGTCTCGCTTTTTTGAGCGACCGATCAATATACTTCGGCTGTGGACCTCCTGCTCCCGGCAGCATCGTGGCTGATGGCGGCGGCGGCGCTCGTGTCGGCCGGCGCCTGCCTCGCTGCGCGCCGTGCCGTGCCGTGGCAGGGACGCCAGGCGGCAGTGGTGATGGCGTCGGGGATGCTGCTGATGGCCGCGGGGGTCCTCGACGCGCTGGGCGACATCATCTGGGGTGCGTTGCTGCTGCTCTCGGCCATGCTCGGGACGATGGGGGTGCGCGGAATGCCGTCCGCGCCCGCGTGCTGCCACCGGGCGCTGGGCTCGCTCGTGATGGCGGCGTGCATGTTCGAATCCGCCTCGACCCCGGGGTCGGTCGCCGGCGTCGAGGCCGCTCTTGGTCACGGCGGGCATGGTCTCGGCGGTGTGCTCTCGGCGTTCGTGCTGGTGGGTGCTCTCGGGGTCGTCGGGTGGGCGTTCGCGGCCTCGTGGCGCCGTTCCGAGCTGCACCGCGGGGGAGCGGCGCGGTCGCTGACGGTCGAGTCCTGGGCGATGGCCGGCGGTGTCGTCGTGATGTGCGCCGGGATGTGATCGTGGAGCGTGAGGGAGGTCCGCTACCGTGAACGCATGCCCCTCGCCCTGATCACCGGTGCCGCCCGCGCGAACAGCATCGCCGCCGGCATCGTCCCGCGCCTGCGCGCCGCGGGGTGGACGGTCGTCACCAGCGATCTGCGCGACGCCGACCACCCGGCGGACCTGTCGACGCCGGACGGCCCCGCATCCCTCGTGGCGGAGGTGAATGCACAGCACGGTCCGATCTCGGCGCTGATCCTCAGCCACGCGCACGATGTCGAGTCCGGAATCCTCGACACCACGGCGGAGAGCTTCGACCTGCACGTCGCTGTGAACGCGCGGGCGAGCCTGCTCCTGATCGCAGCGTTCGCACGCCAGGTCGGCGAGGACGGCGGCGCGATCGTGGCGCTCACGAGCGATCACGTCACCGGCAACCTCCCGTACGGCGCTTCCAAGGGCGCGCTCGATCGGCTCGTCATCTCCGCCGCCCGCGAACTCGGTCCGCGCGGCATCTCCGCGAACGTGCTGAACCCCGGCCCGATCGACACCGGCTGGATGGATGACGAGACCCGCACCTCCCTGGGCGAGATGACGCCGCTGGGCAGGCTCGGGCGACCCGCCGACATCGCCGCCGTCGTCGAGTTCCTCGTCTCAGAAGAGGGGCGATGGATCTCGGGTCAGCTCCTGCAGGCGGACGGCGCCTTCTCGGCCCGCTACTGACTGCGGGCCGCGGGCCGGACGAAGGCCCAGGCGGCGAACGCCGCTGCCGCAGCCGCGACCGTCATCGTCACGGCCATCGTGATGGCCGTGGTCCCGCCGAGACCGGCGGCCACGGGGGCCAGCACGGGGCCGAACAGGAATGTCGCCATCCCGAGAAGGGCCGAAGCGGTGCCGGCACGGACTCCGTGATGGGCGAGCGCCAGCGTCTGACCATTGGGCCCGCCGATGCCGGAGCACAGCATGAACGCGACCAACGCGATGACGACACCCCTCATGCCGACGCCCAGAAGCGCCAGCACGAGGAAAGCCGTCGTCACCAGGAGCGTCGCGGTGATCCCGCCCAGGTAGACGCGCAGGGGCCCCCAACGCCGCACCACGAGTCGGCTCAACTGGCTGCCCGCGATACTCGCCAGGGCGCCGGCCGCGAAGGCGACGCTGAACTCCTGCGGGCTGAGACCGAACTCGTCCTGCAGCACGAACGACGACATCGACAGGTAGGTGAAGAACGCGACACCGCCTCCGGCCGCGGCGCACAGCACGGCGACGAAGAGCCGGTCGCGGACGACCGCTCCGGCGTGCGCGCCCCAGACCCGGAGGCCCCCGCGGTGACGGGCGGATGGCGACAGGGTCTCCGGCAGGGCGAACACCACCACGAGCAGCAACAGCACGCCGACCGCGGACAGCACCCCGAAGATCCCGCGCCAGTCCATGATGCGGGCGAGCTGACCGCCCACCACCGGCGCGATGATCGGGGCGGTGCCCGAGACGAGGAACAGCAGCGAGAGCATGCGGGAGAGCTCGACCCCCTCGAACTGGTCGCGGGCGATCGCCAGGCAGATCACGATGCCCGCCGATCCCGCCAGCCCCTGCAGGAAGCGCGCGACGAGCAGCAGCTCGATGTTCGGAGCGACGGCGCACACCGCGGAGAGCACCGCGAACGCCGCGACGCCGACCAGCAGTGGCAGGCGTCTGCCCAGCCGGTCGCTGAGAGGACCGGCGACGAGCTGCCCCAGGCCGAGGCCGATCATGCACGCCGACATCGTCACCTGCGCCAGGGCCTCGGTCGTGCCGAGCGACGCCGCGAGCTGGGGGAGCTGCGGGAGGTAGAGGTCCATCGACAGCGGACCGAAGGCTTCCAGCATGCCCAGCACCAGCATCGCCCGCAGAGTGCCCATGCGGGGCCGCGGGGCGTCAGCGGCGAACGGAAGACTCATCCCTCGAGGCGCAGCACGCGGCGCAGCCAGCTCTCCCGCGCGGCCACTGCGGCCCGGGAGACCTCGGCATCGGGGGAGAACCCGGAGAAGCCGTGGTAGCCGCCCGCCCAGACGTGCAGTTCGGCCTGCCCGCCCGTGGCCCAGATCCGCGACGCGTAGTCGACGGCCTCGTCGCGGAAGGTCTCCGCGGCGCCCACCTCGATGAACGCCGGGGCGAGTCCCGATAGATCCGTGGCCCGGGCCGGTGCCGTGTACGGCGACACGCGGTCGGTGAACCGGTCGGCTCCGGCGATCGCGTCCCACGCGGTGTCGTTGTTGTTCCGGTCCCAGGCGCCGAAGCCGTCGTACTGGCGGCTCGACGGGGTCTCGTTGCGGTCGTCGAGCATCGGGCAGCCGAGGAGTTGCCCGGCCAGCCGGGGCCCGCCGCGGACACGGGAGAGCAGCGCGACCGCCGCCGAGAGCCCGCCCCCGGCGCTCTGCCCGGAGGCGATGATGCGGGAGGTGTCGATGCCGAGCTCGTCGGCTTGGGCGACCATCCACTCCAGCGCCGCGTAGCAGTCCTCCGCCTGTGCCGGTCCGGGGTGCTCGGGGGCGAGGCGGTACTCGACCGCGACCCCGACGACGCCGTGCCGCTCGGCGAGGTCGATGAGCTCGGCGGTGCCGAAGAAGCGCGTGCCGAGCACCATGCCGCCGCCGTGGATCGACAGCACCGCCGGTGCCGGGTCCGTGGGCGCCGGCGCCGGGCGCACGACCGTGATCTCGAGGTCCGGAGCCCCGACGGGGCCGGGAATGACCCGGTCCTCCCAGGTCACGGCGCGACCGTCCGCCTGCACGGCCATCGGCGGGATGATCGTGGCGAAGTGGTCGCGGTTGGCGTGGATCGTGTCCGCGCGCAGCGGGATGACCTCCACGAGGTCGACGAAGGCGTCGAGTCCGGCGACGAGCTCCGGGTCGTAGGGCACCGGCTCCGGCGTGCTCATGCGGCGGCCCGCCAGATCCGTCGCAGCCAGGAGGCACGGGCGGCGAGGGCGGCGCGGGTGATCTCGGCCTCCGGCATGTACATGTCGAAGCCGTGGGCGCCGCCGCCCCAGACGTGCAGTTCGGCCTGTCCGCCGGTCTCCCAGATCCGGAGGGCGTACGCGGTGTCCTCGTCGCGGAACATCTCCGCCTCGCCGACCTCGATGTACGCGGGCGGGAGGCCGGAGACGTCCGTCGCGCGGCTCGGCGCGGCGTAGGCCGGGGCCTCGGTGCTGAACGCGAGCTCCTCGCCGAGGACGCATGACCAGGCGAGGAGGTTCATGTCGCGCTGCCAGGTGCCGATGCCGTCATACTGCCGACTGGCGACCGTGGTGTTGGTGTTGTCGATCATGGGGCACAGCAGCAGCTGCCCGGCCATGACAGGGCCCCGCCGATCACGCGCCAGCAGGGCGACGGCCGCAGTGAGACCGCCGCCCGCGCTGCCTCCGCCCACGACGATGCGCGCGGGGTCGATGCCGAGCTCCGCGGCGTGGGCGTGCGTCCACACGAAGGCCGCGTAGCAGTCCTCCACGCCCGCGGGGTACGGGTCCTCCGGTGCGAGACGGTACTCGACGTTCACGGCCACGACGCCGTGCTCCGCGACGATGTCGACGACCCGCGCCGTCTCCCACGAGCGGTGGCCGACGATCATGCCGCCGCCGTGGATGTTCACGAAGCCCGGGAGCGTCGAGGTCTCGGAACCGGTGGGGCGGAAGATCGTGACCTCGATGTCCGGGGCTCCGGGCGGGCCGGGGATGACGCGGTCCTCCCACGTGATGTCCCGGCCGGCGATCACGGTGTCGTTGTCCGGGAACATCCGGTCGACGCCGTCGCGCGGCAGGGTTTCGCGGGTGAGCGCGGGCTGCGGGTTCTTCGCGATCTCGTCGAGCACGGCCTGCACGTCGGGATCGAAGGGGACGGGGATGGTCATGGTTCTCCTCGGGTGGGACGGCGTCAGGGGCCTTCGGGGTCGACGACCCCGCGGTCGGCCCAGAAGGGCTCGACGAGACGGCGTAGCTCGGCGGCGCCGATGCGGTCGACGAGGGCGGCCGCGTCGAGGTTCGCCTGCAGCTGCGCGAGGCGGGAGGCGCCGAACAGGGTGGTCGTCAGGGCGGGGTGGGTGAGGGTGAAGGCGATGCCGAGCTGGGCCGGGGTCACGCCGAGGTCCTCCGCGACCGCGGTGAACGCAGGGACGTCGGCGATGATCCGCTCGCGGATGTCGCCGGGGTCGCGCCCGATCTGCCTGTCGCCGTTCACCGTCCCGGCGAGGATCCCGCCCTCCAGGCAGTCCGAGGCCTGCAGCGTGAGGCCCTGCTCCCAGAGGCGCGCGAACGGCTCGCCGTCCGGGATCGACCGGCGCGAGACGCTGTACTTGAGCTGCGCGATCTGCGGACCGGGCACGCCTTCCGCGGCGGCGAGGTCGATCAGGGTCTGGATGCTCCCCGCCGACCAGTTGTTCACGCCCCACGCGCGGATGAGGCCGGCGTCGGTGAGGGCGGCGAGGTCGAGCACGAGATCGCGCAGCTCGAGGTCGTCGCGGCGCAGGTCGCCGAGGATCACGAGGTCGGCGTGCTCCGTGCCCACCCGCATCAGGGCGTTCTCGAGCTGCGGGCGGAAGCCGTCGGCGCCGAAGGCCTCCAGCCAGAGCTTCGACGACAGCAGCCACTCCTCCCGGCGCAGCCCCGCCGCGCGCACCATCGCCGAGAAGATCACGTCGGTGAAGACGGGCGGGGCGCCGGGTGCGGAGTACACGCCCACATCGAAGAGGTTCACGCCACGGTCGGTGGCCTCGCGCAGGAGTGCGACCGCGTCGGCGAAGTCCATGCGGTCGTAGGTGTGCCACGAGCCCAGCGAGAACAGGGAGGCATGCAGGCCGCTGCGGCCGATCTCGCGAAGGGGGAGGGGAGTGGTCATGATGCTCCTCAGAGGCTCGGGTCGATGACGGCCTTGACCTCATCGAGGTGGTGCATGTGGGCGATCTTCGCGGAGGCGTCGGCGAGTCCGACCGGGGCGCTGAACAGGTCGTCCCACGGGAAGCGGTCGGCGAAGGCCGTGAAGAAGTCGATCGCGCGGGCGTAGTCGGAGATGTCGCCGTTGAGCGAGCCGACCACCGTGAGCTCCTTGCCCATGATCGTGCTGAGGGCGAAGCCGTCTCCGGCGGGGCCGGTCGAGCCGACGATCGCGACGGTGCCGCGCTGGGCGGCCATGCCGACCGCGTCCGGCCCGACGCTCGGGGCGCCCGCGAAGTCGAACACGTGGTCCGCCCCCTGGTCTCCGGTCAGCGCCAGGACCTGGTCGACGACGGGTCCGTCGCGGAAGTCCACGACGGCGTCGGCGCCGAAGCGGGCGGCGAGCTCCAGACGGGCCGCGGGAGCGCCGACGGTGATGACCTGCCCGGCACCCGCGATCTTCGCGACTGCCGTGGCGAAGATGCCGAGGGCGCCGGAGCCCTGCACCACCACGCGGGAGCCGGGGCGGATGCGGCCGGCCCGCTCGAACGCGCGGAGGACGGTCTTCGCGGCGCAGCCTGCCATGGAGGCCCAGGTGTCCTTCACCGCCGCCGGGAGCAGGAGCTTGGCGGCACCCGGGGTCACGTACGCGTACTCGGAGAGCCCGGCCGTCGCGAACGGCGGCACGTCGGCGCGCTGGAGGAAGCCGTAGCCGCGGCGGGAGCAGGCGACCGGTTCCCGCAGCACGACGCACCCGTGGCACTCGCCGCAGGTGGACTCCGACCAGCCGATCCGGTCGCCAGGGGAGAGCGGGCGGCCGAGCGCGTCGCGGGTGTCGGGTCCGGTGGCCACGATCTCGCCGACCATCTCGTGACCGAGGACCATGGGCAGCATGCCGGGGAACGACATCCTCCCCTCCCAGATCTCGATGTCCGTGCCGCACAGCGTGGTGCAGGCGATGCGGACGAGGGCGGCGCCGGGTTCGATCTCGGCGGGCAGCGGGAGATCCTGCAGGGTGAGCGGCTCGCCGTGCGCGGTGAGCACCGCGGCGCGGGTGGTGGTGGGGAGGGTCATGGTTCTCCAGTCGCGGGGCGGGTGGCGGGATCGAAGACGGTCCTCCGCGGTGCCCGGGAGGGGCGGAATCGATCCCGCACGGAGGGGGTCGGGGGTCAGACGAGGAGCTGGCCGCCGTCGACGGGGACCGAGACCCCGGTGATGTGGCTGGCGGCCTCGCTCGCGAGGAACAGCACGAGCGGGGTGACCTGGTCGACCTCGGCGATGGTGCCGAGCGGGATGCGCGACTCCCACGCGGCGCGGGCGTCCGGGTTCGAGGCGAATCCGGCGGTCAGGGGCGTGAGCACGGGGCCGGGGGCGACGGCGTTGACCCGCACCCCGGAGCCGGCGAGCTCGATGGCCGCCGTCCGGGTGAGCGCGTCGACCGCGGCCTTCGTGGCCTCGTAGTGCCCGAGGCCGGGAGTGGGCTGCCGGGCGCCGATCGAGGAGATGTTGACGATGGCCCCGTGGCCGGCCGTGGCGAGCAGCCCGCCGAAGACCCGCAGCATGAGGAACGTGCCGCGGACGTTGACCCGCAGGGCCGCATCGACCGCGTCGACCGCGACCTCCTGGAGCGTTCCCCCGCCGGCGACGACGCCGGCGTTGTTGACGAGGACGTCGAGACCGCCGGACTCGCGGATCCGTCCGGCCGCCGCCTGCACCGACGCTTCGTCGCCGATGTCGAGGGGGAGGGCGGTGGCGCCGATCTCGGCGGCGACGGCTGCCGCGGCGCCCTCGTCCACGTCACCGATGAACACCTCGTCGCCTGCAGCGCGGAAGGCGGTGGCGATGCCGCGGCCGAGCCCGGAGGCTCCTCCGGTGACGAGGATACGGCGCGGGGAAGCGGTCATGGTCGTCCTCACTGACGGGTGTTCTGATGGGATTCCTCCGTTATATTCTACAAACATAGAAAAATACAACCCCGTGCCCCGAGACGGCGAAGGAGCCCTCATGCCTGATGCGACATACCCCCGCAAGCCGCTGTCTCCGGGAGGCGCGACGGTGCCGCCGCTCGCCCTCGGATCGTGGAACACCTGGGATCGCATGGAGTTCGACGACGCCGTGCAGCTCATCCACCGGGCGGTCGAGCTCGACGCCGGATTCTTCGACATCGCGTACTACAACATGGGACCGCACGCCGAGAACTCACGGACCGACATCCTCTTCGGGGAGGCCTTTCGCGCGAGCGGGGTGGACCGTGCCGACGTCGTGCTGTGCGGCAAGCTCTGGCTCTGGGACTGGCCGAACCAGGGCTTCCGTGGGCAGATCGAGGAGTCGCTCGAGCGGGCCGGCCTCGACCGCTTCGACACCCTCGTGGTGGGGGACTACCTCGACGCCCCGGACATGCCGCGACTCGTCGCCGACGTGAACGCCCTCCTCGTGGACGGCCTGGTCGACTCGTGGGGGATCAACAACTGGCGGATCGCGGACACCAGGGCGGCGCTCGCCGAGGCGGACGCGCAGGGGCTGATCGGCCCCGCGTTCGCGCAGCTCAAGTACGGCATCGCCCGACGGGCCATGGCGGAGGGTGACGCGTACGGCCCGCTGTTCGCCGACGGAACCCTCGCGCTGCAGGCCTCGGACGTGTTCGAGGGCGGAATCCTCGCCACGGGACGGATGCCTCAGCGCAAGATCGGTGCCGATGTCGGGGGTATCCGCGAGCGGATCCTCGCCGTGTACCCCGAGGTCGCGCGGGTCGCGGGGGAGTTCGGGGTGACCCCGGCCGCCCTCGGCATCGCCTTCTGTCTGGCGAACCCCGCGACGGCCACCGTGCTCTTCGGTGCCTCCCGCGTCGCGCAGCTCGAGGAGAACCACGCCGCCCTCGCCCTCGCCCGCGACCACGGAGCCGAGGTCCGCGCCGCCCTCGCCGACTGCCGCGTCGACCACGCCGTCCGGCCCGACGGCACCTGGTGACCTTTCGCGCCTGCCGCCGCTCCCGCCGCTCCCGCCGCTCCCGCCGGTGTCCGGGATCACTTCCGCACCTCCCGCGCGCCCCGCAGGCACGTTCCTGATCCCGCACTCGCTCGCCCTCGCGTCCCACTCCGCGTGCGGGATCACTTCCGCACCTCCCGCGCGCCCCGCAGGCACCTTTCCGATCCCGCACGGTGTGACCTACTGCGTCCCGGTGGGAAAACGTGCCTCGAGGAGAGAGAGTGCGCCGGGAGGCGACCCTGGTGCCCCGCCCTGTGCCCCTGAGGACCGCTTCGCCCGCGGGATCAGTTCCGCCCCTCGCGCGCGCTCTGCGGGCACGTTTGTGATCCCGTCTTGCTCCGCCTCCACCCCACCCCGCTGCGGGATCCATTCCGTGCCTCTCCGACGGCCCGCTGGCACGTTTCTGATCCCGCACGGCGTGAGGCTCCGCGCGCCGGTTCGAGAACGCGCCGCGTGGGGAGGATGTGTGGTCGATTCTGATCCCGCTTCTGGTGGCGGCTGTGGGTCCGTCGCCGA from Microbacterium paraoxydans includes the following:
- a CDS encoding aldo/keto reductase codes for the protein MTTPLPLREIGRSGLHASLFSLGSWHTYDRMDFADAVALLREATDRGVNLFDVGVYSAPGAPPVFTDVIFSAMVRAAGLRREEWLLSSKLWLEAFGADGFRPQLENALMRVGTEHADLVILGDLRRDDLELRDLVLDLAALTDAGLIRAWGVNNWSAGSIQTLIDLAAAEGVPGPQIAQLKYSVSRRSIPDGEPFARLWEQGLTLQASDCLEGGILAGTVNGDRQIGRDPGDIRERIIADVPAFTAVAEDLGVTPAQLGIAFTLTHPALTTTLFGASRLAQLQANLDAAALVDRIGAAELRRLVEPFWADRGVVDPEGP
- a CDS encoding alpha/beta hydrolase, which encodes MTIPVPFDPDVQAVLDEIAKNPQPALTRETLPRDGVDRMFPDNDTVIAGRDITWEDRVIPGPPGAPDIEVTIFRPTGSETSTLPGFVNIHGGGMIVGHRSWETARVVDIVAEHGVVAVNVEYRLAPEDPYPAGVEDCYAAFVWTHAHAAELGIDPARIVVGGGSAGGGLTAAVALLARDRRGPVMAGQLLLCPMIDNTNTTVASRQYDGIGTWQRDMNLLAWSCVLGEELAFSTEAPAYAAPSRATDVSGLPPAYIEVGEAEMFRDEDTAYALRIWETGGQAELHVWGGGAHGFDMYMPEAEITRAALAARASWLRRIWRAAA
- a CDS encoding SDR family NAD(P)-dependent oxidoreductase → MTASPRRILVTGGASGLGRGIATAFRAAGDEVFIGDVDEGAAAAVAAEIGATALPLDIGDEASVQAAAGRIRESGGLDVLVNNAGVVAGGGTLQEVAVDAVDAALRVNVRGTFLMLRVFGGLLATAGHGAIVNISSIGARQPTPGLGHYEATKAAVDALTRTAAIELAGSGVRVNAVAPGPVLTPLTAGFASNPDARAAWESRIPLGTIAEVDQVTPLVLFLASEAASHITGVSVPVDGGQLLV
- a CDS encoding aldo/keto reductase codes for the protein MPDATYPRKPLSPGGATVPPLALGSWNTWDRMEFDDAVQLIHRAVELDAGFFDIAYYNMGPHAENSRTDILFGEAFRASGVDRADVVLCGKLWLWDWPNQGFRGQIEESLERAGLDRFDTLVVGDYLDAPDMPRLVADVNALLVDGLVDSWGINNWRIADTRAALAEADAQGLIGPAFAQLKYGIARRAMAEGDAYGPLFADGTLALQASDVFEGGILATGRMPQRKIGADVGGIRERILAVYPEVARVAGEFGVTPAALGIAFCLANPATATVLFGASRVAQLEENHAALALARDHGAEVRAALADCRVDHAVRPDGTW
- a CDS encoding zinc-binding dehydrogenase, with the protein product MTLPTTTRAAVLTAHGEPLTLQDLPLPAEIEPGAALVRIACTTLCGTDIEIWEGRMSFPGMLPMVLGHEMVGEIVATGPDTRDALGRPLSPGDRIGWSESTCGECHGCVVLREPVACSRRGYGFLQRADVPPFATAGLSEYAYVTPGAAKLLLPAAVKDTWASMAGCAAKTVLRAFERAGRIRPGSRVVVQGSGALGIFATAVAKIAGAGQVITVGAPAARLELAARFGADAVVDFRDGPVVDQVLALTGDQGADHVFDFAGAPSVGPDAVGMAAQRGTVAIVGSTGPAGDGFALSTIMGKELTVVGSLNGDISDYARAIDFFTAFADRFPWDDLFSAPVGLADASAKIAHMHHLDEVKAVIDPSL
- a CDS encoding alpha/beta hydrolase, which produces MSTPEPVPYDPELVAGLDAFVDLVEVIPLRADTIHANRDHFATIIPPMAVQADGRAVTWEDRVIPGPVGAPDLEITVVRPAPAPTDPAPAVLSIHGGGMVLGTRFFGTAELIDLAERHGVVGVAVEYRLAPEHPGPAQAEDCYAALEWMVAQADELGIDTSRIIASGQSAGGGLSAAVALLSRVRGGPRLAGQLLGCPMLDDRNETPSSRQYDGFGAWDRNNNDTAWDAIAGADRFTDRVSPYTAPARATDLSGLAPAFIEVGAAETFRDEAVDYASRIWATGGQAELHVWAGGYHGFSGFSPDAEVSRAAVAARESWLRRVLRLEG